A stretch of the Proteus sp. ZN5 genome encodes the following:
- the cheY gene encoding chemotaxis response regulator CheY: protein MASKDLKFLVVDDFSTMRRIVRNLLKELGFTNVEEAEDGADALAKLRNSAIDFVITDWNMPNMDGLELLKNIRSDAGLAATPVLMVTAEAKKENIIAAAQAGASGYVVKPFTAAILEEKLNKIFEKLGI from the coding sequence ATGGCAAGTAAGGATCTGAAATTTTTAGTGGTTGATGATTTTTCAACAATGCGCCGCATAGTTCGTAATTTGCTAAAGGAATTAGGATTTACGAATGTAGAAGAAGCAGAAGATGGTGCTGACGCGTTAGCTAAATTACGCAATTCGGCAATTGATTTTGTGATCACAGACTGGAACATGCCAAACATGGATGGTCTAGAGCTTCTTAAAAATATTCGTAGTGACGCGGGACTTGCAGCAACACCAGTACTTATGGTAACCGCTGAAGCTAAAAAAGAAAATATCATTGCAGCAGCGCAAGCTGGTGCAAGTGGATATGTTGTTAAACCTTTTACAGCAGCAATTCTTGAAGAAAAACTAAATAAAATTTTTGAAAAACTGGGCATCTAA
- the flgG gene encoding flagellar basal-body rod protein FlgG, which translates to MIRSLWIAKTGLDAQQTNMDVISNNLANVSTNGFKRQRAVFEDLLYQTIRQPGAMTSEQTNAPSGLQIGTGVRPVATERLHSQGNLAPTNGTRDVAIKGQGFFHVQLPDGTDAYTRDGAFQMDQNGQLVTTSGFQVVPAIILPDTAKKVMIGRDGTVSVEMEGDPAPQQVGQLTLTTFINDSGLESVGENLYLETASSGAPTENAPGINGAGLLYQGYVETSNVNVAEELVNMIQTQRAYEINSKAISTSDQMLQKLTQL; encoded by the coding sequence ATGATCCGTTCTTTATGGATTGCTAAAACTGGGTTGGATGCACAACAGACAAACATGGATGTGATTTCCAACAACCTCGCAAACGTCAGCACCAATGGTTTTAAACGCCAACGTGCGGTTTTCGAAGATTTGCTGTATCAAACAATTCGTCAACCGGGTGCAATGACATCAGAACAGACGAATGCACCTTCAGGTTTACAAATTGGTACGGGTGTTCGTCCGGTTGCGACCGAACGTTTACATAGCCAAGGTAACTTAGCGCCAACAAACGGAACACGTGATGTGGCGATTAAAGGACAGGGTTTTTTCCATGTTCAGTTACCTGATGGCACAGACGCTTATACCCGTGATGGCGCATTCCAAATGGACCAAAATGGTCAATTAGTCACCACCAGTGGTTTCCAAGTCGTACCGGCAATTATTCTGCCTGATACTGCGAAGAAAGTGATGATTGGTCGTGATGGTACAGTCAGTGTTGAAATGGAAGGTGATCCAGCTCCACAACAAGTGGGTCAATTGACACTAACTACCTTTATTAATGACAGCGGATTAGAAAGTGTGGGTGAAAACTTGTACTTAGAAACCGCAAGTTCTGGCGCACCTACTGAAAATGCCCCAGGTATCAACGGCGCAGGCTTGTTGTATCAGGGATATGTTGAAACCTCTAACGTTAACGTAGCTGAAGAGTTGGTCAATATGATCCAGACTCAACGTGCTTATGAAATTAACAGTAAAGCGATTTCAACATCTGATCAGATGTTACAGAAACTAACGCAACTCTAA
- the flgN gene encoding flagellar export chaperone FlgN has product MMEELRQTLDLQLSQLNTIASILRAEQQLLCAGNININALHEVTEQKNFVLSALGHTDQQRHTLSLQAGVEKPYAGLPFLSDLWTQIIDITAELKYLNQHNGLLLDQHISRNSDAIRFLQKNHSPTLYGSDGQAQRSTLAGRKIQV; this is encoded by the coding sequence ATGATGGAAGAACTCCGCCAGACTTTAGATCTTCAATTATCGCAACTTAATACCATTGCAAGTATTTTACGTGCTGAACAACAGTTATTATGCGCAGGTAATATTAATATCAATGCCCTGCATGAAGTAACTGAACAGAAGAATTTTGTCTTATCAGCTTTAGGTCATACAGACCAACAGCGTCATACGCTAAGCCTACAAGCCGGTGTAGAAAAACCTTATGCAGGGTTGCCGTTCTTATCTGATTTATGGACACAGATAATAGACATTACGGCGGAGTTAAAATATCTGAATCAACATAACGGATTACTGCTCGATCAACATATTTCTCGTAATAGTGATGCTATCCGTTTTTTGCAGAAGAACCACAGCCCAACCCTTTATGGTTCTGATGGGCAAGCGCAGCGTTCAACACTGGCTGGGCGTAAAATTCAGGTTTAG
- the flhA gene encoding flagellar biosynthesis protein FlhA, translating to MANLASLLRLPGNWKSSQWQILAGPVLILLILSMMVLPLPPFLLDLLFTFNIALSIMVLLVAMFTRRTLDFAAFPTILLFTTLLRLSLNVASTRIILMEGHTGPAAAGRVVEAFGHFLVGGNFAIGIVVFIILILINFMVITKGAGRIAEVGARFVLDGMPGKQMAIDADLNAGIINEDEAKKRRKEVSLESDFYGSMDGASKFVRGDAIAGLMILVINVVGGLIVGVAQHGMALNDAATTYTLLTIGDGLVAQIPALIISTAAGVIVTRVATDEDVGQQMVTQLFDNPRVLLLTAGVLGLLGLVPGMPNFVFLFFTAALGGLGWYILRRNANPEVQQQKEMEEVEKQNRVVEASWEDVQLEDPLAMEVGYRLIPMVDNRQNGELLGRISGIRKKFAQETGYLPPVVHIRDNMELRPSSYRILMKGVEIGHGEAHPGRWLAINPGNAVGSLDGDITQEPAFGLPAVWIDDSLREQAQVQGYTVVAASTVIATHFNHALAKYASELFGRQEAQMLFDRVSKELPKMTENMIPDMLSLTVLHKVLQNLLSEQVPIRDMRTILEALAEHAPEQKDPAELTAVVRVALRRAITQHWFGDQDEIQVIGLDASLERILVQAMQSGGGLEPGLAENIEQQAADAVRHQEMSGGAPVLLVNHALRSLLSRFLRRSLPQLAVLSNMEVSEGRRIRMTSMIGGQPH from the coding sequence ATGGCTAATTTGGCCTCATTACTCCGCTTGCCGGGAAATTGGAAAAGTTCTCAGTGGCAGATACTGGCAGGGCCAGTGCTTATCTTGTTGATACTGTCAATGATGGTATTGCCATTGCCACCTTTTCTATTGGATTTATTATTTACCTTTAACATCGCACTCTCCATCATGGTGCTGTTGGTCGCAATGTTCACTCGACGTACTTTGGACTTTGCTGCCTTTCCTACTATTTTGCTGTTTACTACGTTGTTACGTTTATCATTAAACGTTGCTTCAACACGTATCATCTTAATGGAAGGACATACAGGCCCCGCAGCAGCAGGGCGTGTTGTTGAAGCCTTTGGCCATTTCCTTGTTGGCGGTAACTTTGCTATTGGTATTGTGGTCTTTATCATCCTTATTTTGATTAACTTTATGGTTATCACCAAGGGTGCGGGACGTATTGCTGAAGTAGGTGCGCGTTTCGTGTTAGATGGAATGCCGGGTAAACAGATGGCAATCGATGCTGACCTGAATGCCGGTATTATCAACGAAGACGAAGCAAAGAAACGCCGTAAAGAAGTTTCATTAGAATCCGACTTTTACGGTTCGATGGATGGTGCGAGTAAGTTCGTTCGTGGTGATGCCATCGCTGGCTTAATGATCCTTGTGATTAACGTGGTGGGTGGTCTTATCGTCGGTGTCGCTCAACACGGAATGGCACTAAACGATGCAGCAACGACTTATACCCTTTTAACTATCGGTGATGGTCTGGTTGCTCAAATTCCTGCATTGATTATCTCAACAGCTGCGGGTGTTATTGTTACTCGTGTTGCAACAGACGAAGACGTTGGGCAACAAATGGTTACCCAACTGTTTGATAACCCTCGTGTTCTACTGTTAACTGCAGGTGTGCTAGGTCTGTTAGGTTTAGTGCCGGGAATGCCTAACTTTGTTTTTCTTTTCTTCACCGCTGCATTAGGTGGATTAGGTTGGTATATCTTACGCCGCAACGCCAATCCTGAAGTGCAACAACAAAAAGAGATGGAAGAAGTTGAAAAACAAAACCGTGTTGTTGAAGCTTCATGGGAAGATGTACAGCTTGAAGATCCACTAGCAATGGAAGTCGGGTATCGCTTAATTCCAATGGTAGATAACCGCCAAAATGGTGAGTTGTTAGGTCGAATTAGTGGCATTCGTAAAAAGTTTGCTCAGGAAACGGGATATCTTCCTCCAGTTGTTCATATTCGAGACAATATGGAATTAAGACCTTCCTCTTATCGCATTCTAATGAAAGGGGTTGAAATAGGTCACGGTGAAGCGCATCCAGGTCGTTGGTTAGCAATCAATCCGGGTAATGCAGTTGGCTCTTTAGATGGCGATATTACTCAAGAGCCTGCATTTGGTTTACCCGCAGTTTGGATTGATGACAGCTTAAGAGAGCAAGCGCAGGTTCAAGGCTATACCGTTGTGGCTGCAAGTACTGTTATTGCAACGCACTTTAACCATGCATTAGCGAAATACGCATCAGAATTATTTGGTCGTCAAGAAGCACAAATGTTGTTTGATAGGGTGAGTAAAGAGCTCCCTAAAATGACAGAAAATATGATCCCAGATATGCTTTCGCTTACGGTATTGCACAAGGTATTGCAAAATTTGCTGTCTGAGCAAGTGCCTATTCGTGATATGAGAACCATATTAGAAGCTTTAGCAGAGCACGCGCCAGAGCAGAAAGATCCCGCAGAATTAACAGCCGTTGTTCGTGTTGCACTTCGCCGTGCGATCACACAACACTGGTTTGGCGATCAAGATGAAATTCAAGTCATTGGTTTAGATGCGAGTTTAGAGCGTATTCTTGTTCAAGCAATGCAAAGTGGCGGTGGTTTAGAGCCTGGGCTGGCTGAGAATATTGAGCAACAAGCAGCGGATGCAGTGCGTCACCAAGAGATGTCCGGTGGTGCTCCTGTATTATTAGTGAATCATGCGTTGCGTTCATTATTGTCACGTTTCTTACGCCGTAGCCTGCCACAATTAGCCGTATTGTCGAATATGGAAGTCAGTGAAGGTCGCCGCATTCGTATGACGTCGATGATTGGTGGACAACCTCATTAA
- the flhB gene encoding flagellar biosynthesis protein FlhB, translating into MAEDSDLEKTEDPTPHKREKAKKDGQIVRSKELSSVLMILGGVSLLWMSGGFITRGLHAMLTEGFTFNHHLIGNENLLIPRFGSLIKQAVFALSPVFLGLVLVAIGGSALLGGINFSSKSIKFDPKKWNPISGLKRIFSMNALAELFKAILKSTFVGIAATVFLWHNWNDILHLITLPPLSALANAMQLLIFAVYITVFMLIPMVAFDIIFQIRSHLKKLRMTRQEIKDEFKQQEGDPQLKARIRQQQQAMSRRRMMADVPKADVIVTNPTHYAVALQYNDKMTAPKVLAKGAGAIALKIKEIGAENRIPLLEAPPLARALYRHSEIGHAIPSTLYAAVAEVLAWVYQLKRWKTEGGLKPKQPMNLPVPPALDFAGEDNRHG; encoded by the coding sequence GTGGCTGAAGATAGCGATCTCGAAAAAACAGAGGACCCCACACCCCATAAACGGGAAAAAGCCAAAAAGGATGGACAAATTGTCCGTTCTAAAGAGCTATCGTCCGTATTAATGATCTTGGGTGGAGTGAGTTTGCTGTGGATGAGTGGTGGGTTTATCACTCGTGGGCTACATGCCATGTTAACAGAAGGGTTTACGTTTAATCATCACCTTATTGGTAATGAGAATTTGCTGATCCCTCGATTTGGCAGCTTGATTAAACAAGCTGTGTTTGCGTTATCACCTGTGTTTTTGGGTTTAGTGCTTGTGGCAATTGGTGGCTCTGCCTTATTAGGCGGGATTAACTTTAGTAGCAAATCCATTAAATTTGATCCGAAAAAATGGAACCCTATTTCTGGATTAAAGCGCATTTTTTCAATGAATGCGTTAGCTGAGTTATTTAAAGCGATACTGAAATCAACCTTTGTGGGGATCGCTGCAACCGTTTTTTTATGGCACAACTGGAACGATATTCTTCATCTGATCACGCTTCCACCACTGAGTGCGTTAGCGAATGCGATGCAATTGCTGATTTTCGCCGTCTATATCACGGTGTTTATGCTGATCCCTATGGTGGCATTCGACATTATTTTCCAAATTCGTAGCCATTTGAAAAAGCTACGCATGACGCGCCAAGAAATTAAAGATGAATTTAAACAGCAAGAGGGTGATCCGCAACTTAAAGCGCGTATCCGTCAGCAACAACAGGCAATGTCTCGCCGTCGAATGATGGCGGATGTACCGAAAGCTGACGTTATTGTTACGAACCCAACACACTATGCTGTTGCACTGCAATATAACGACAAAATGACTGCACCTAAAGTTTTAGCAAAAGGTGCAGGGGCTATTGCGTTAAAAATTAAAGAGATTGGTGCAGAAAATCGAATTCCGCTTCTAGAAGCGCCACCGCTTGCTAGGGCGTTATATCGTCACAGTGAAATAGGTCATGCAATACCTTCAACCCTCTATGCTGCGGTTGCAGAGGTACTTGCTTGGGTTTATCAGCTGAAACGATGGAAAACCGAAGGTGGTTTAAAACCTAAACAACCTATGAACTTGCCAGTGCCTCCCGCACTGGACTTTGCTGGAGAAGATAATCGTCATGGCTAA
- the cheZ gene encoding protein phosphatase CheZ, whose protein sequence is MSGNPIMPKDNIEMTSDIISRIGQLTRMLRDSLRELGLDKAIAEAAEAIPDARERLDYVAQMTAQAAERTLNCVEAAQPKQDALSSDATKLTERWDQWFEQPEELKDVRSLVTDTRNYLRDIPESTAFTNSQLLEIMMAQDFQDLTGQVIKRMMSVVQEIEKQLVMVLMENLPPEQLEKSNVKKETDSLLNGPQVNKNNAGVIKNQDQVDDLLESLGF, encoded by the coding sequence ATGAGTGGGAATCCAATTATGCCGAAAGATAATATTGAAATGACATCTGATATTATCAGCCGGATCGGACAATTGACGCGGATGTTACGCGACAGTTTGCGAGAATTAGGATTGGATAAAGCAATAGCCGAAGCAGCAGAAGCCATCCCTGACGCTAGGGAACGACTGGACTATGTTGCTCAAATGACCGCTCAGGCAGCTGAGCGTACATTGAACTGTGTCGAAGCTGCGCAGCCTAAACAGGATGCGTTAAGTTCCGATGCGACTAAGCTTACTGAACGTTGGGACCAATGGTTCGAACAGCCAGAAGAGCTGAAAGATGTACGCTCTCTTGTAACCGATACCCGCAATTATTTGCGGGATATCCCTGAGAGTACGGCTTTTACTAACAGTCAGTTATTGGAAATTATGATGGCGCAGGATTTCCAAGATCTGACCGGCCAGGTAATTAAACGCATGATGAGTGTCGTTCAAGAAATTGAAAAACAACTCGTGATGGTATTAATGGAAAACCTGCCACCAGAGCAACTTGAAAAGTCTAATGTGAAGAAAGAGACCGACTCTTTATTAAATGGTCCACAGGTTAATAAAAACAACGCTGGTGTGATCAAAAATCAAGATCAAGTTGATGATTTACTGGAAAGTTTAGGTTTCTAA
- the flgM gene encoding flagellar biosynthesis anti-sigma factor FlgM, which translates to MSIERANPLLPINAIAQRNPSEVTQGSRKSGTTEQKTATGDTSVKLSEAQKKLVQPGNKDINVEKVARLKEAIANGTLTMDSGKIADALFREAAESITQ; encoded by the coding sequence ATGAGTATTGAACGCGCGAATCCACTGCTTCCGATTAATGCAATTGCACAACGCAACCCAAGTGAAGTCACACAGGGTTCACGTAAATCGGGAACAACTGAACAAAAAACTGCAACAGGCGACACTTCTGTAAAACTGAGTGAAGCGCAGAAAAAACTTGTTCAACCAGGAAATAAAGACATTAACGTTGAGAAAGTTGCTCGCTTAAAAGAAGCAATTGCCAACGGAACATTAACCATGGACAGCGGTAAAATCGCGGATGCTCTTTTCCGTGAAGCTGCTGAAAGCATAACTCAATAA
- the flgA gene encoding flagellar basal body P-ring formation chaperone FlgA has product MLVRTLIGLFSFFFMVNVSVAKSLPEELQDFFVALHQQGDKVTVTVLTPEEKWPVCQTQEIQRHAGSRNWGRLSIPIQCDKQRRFIQIDVSVNGEYLIAKKDINRDDMIETSAVSMATGELEKLPYDVLRDPALIKNAIAMRQISAGKPLTSTMVRRPWAILAGQTVTVFAQGPHFQVRYEGKAVNNAVANESIRVRVKSGQIVTGEALENGSVRIPL; this is encoded by the coding sequence ATGTTAGTTAGAACTCTTATCGGTCTATTTTCTTTTTTCTTTATGGTGAATGTGAGTGTCGCGAAATCACTTCCTGAAGAACTACAAGATTTCTTTGTCGCACTGCATCAACAAGGTGATAAAGTGACTGTGACAGTTTTAACACCAGAAGAGAAATGGCCTGTCTGCCAAACACAAGAGATCCAACGTCATGCTGGTTCTCGTAATTGGGGGCGTCTTTCAATCCCAATTCAGTGTGATAAACAACGTCGTTTTATTCAAATTGATGTTAGCGTTAATGGTGAATATTTAATCGCGAAAAAAGACATTAATCGTGATGATATGATTGAAACTTCTGCCGTTAGCATGGCAACGGGCGAATTAGAAAAATTACCTTATGATGTATTACGTGATCCGGCATTAATTAAAAATGCGATCGCAATGCGACAAATATCCGCAGGAAAACCGTTAACGTCCACAATGGTTCGTCGCCCTTGGGCTATTTTGGCAGGACAAACTGTCACTGTATTTGCTCAAGGTCCTCACTTTCAAGTCCGTTATGAAGGTAAAGCCGTCAACAATGCGGTCGCCAATGAGAGCATTCGAGTAAGAGTTAAATCAGGCCAAATTGTCACTGGTGAAGCACTTGAAAATGGCTCTGTACGCATCCCTCTTTAA
- the flgE gene encoding flagellar hook protein FlgE, with translation MSFSQAVSGLNAAAANLDTIGNNISNSATYGFKGANVSFADVFAGSGAGLGVKVAGISQNFKDGSITTTNRPTDVAISGGGFFRIEDQNGGVFYSRNGEFGKNKDGFLTNMQGMRVTGYPVQVVDGKNVVQKGATPTPIVIPTDMMNASATDKINMAVNLNSGEEKPVKAPFDSKDGDTYNFSTNVTTYDSLGNEHNLNLFFVKTNDNEWKVYGQDTSTKLAGGAPTPHQDLGTLKYTNAGVLESYTKTDMNIASLNGSAVGTIEFDFTGSTQQKVSESSVSKLAQNGYQAGEFTNFRIEQDGSIMATYSNQQSQVVGQIALANFANAGGLSSQGDNMWSETNGSGSPIVGVAGSGVFGKLTNNALEASNVDMSQELVNMIVAQRNYQSNAQTIKTQDQILQTLVSLR, from the coding sequence ATGTCCTTTTCACAAGCAGTAAGTGGTTTAAACGCAGCAGCCGCTAACTTAGATACTATCGGTAACAATATTTCTAACTCTGCAACCTACGGTTTTAAAGGTGCAAACGTTTCTTTTGCAGACGTTTTCGCCGGTTCAGGTGCAGGTCTGGGTGTTAAAGTTGCAGGCATTAGCCAAAACTTTAAAGACGGTAGTATCACAACCACTAACCGTCCAACAGATGTGGCAATTTCTGGCGGTGGTTTTTTCCGCATTGAAGACCAAAATGGCGGTGTTTTCTATTCACGTAACGGTGAATTTGGTAAAAATAAAGACGGTTTCCTGACCAATATGCAAGGTATGCGTGTAACAGGTTATCCAGTACAAGTTGTTGATGGTAAAAATGTTGTTCAAAAAGGGGCGACACCAACACCTATCGTTATTCCTACCGATATGATGAATGCCAGTGCAACAGATAAAATCAATATGGCGGTTAACCTGAATTCAGGTGAAGAGAAACCCGTTAAAGCGCCATTTGATTCTAAAGATGGTGATACTTATAACTTCAGTACTAACGTTACCACTTACGATAGCTTAGGTAATGAACATAACCTGAACTTATTCTTTGTAAAAACTAATGACAATGAATGGAAAGTTTATGGGCAAGATACGTCAACTAAATTAGCAGGTGGTGCGCCAACGCCTCATCAAGATTTAGGCACTTTAAAATATACCAATGCAGGGGTGTTAGAGAGTTATACAAAGACCGATATGAATATTGCCTCTTTGAATGGCTCGGCTGTGGGTACTATCGAATTTGATTTCACTGGCAGTACCCAGCAAAAAGTCTCTGAATCAAGTGTATCTAAATTAGCGCAAAACGGTTATCAAGCGGGTGAATTCACCAACTTCCGTATTGAGCAAGATGGCTCAATCATGGCGACTTACTCAAACCAACAAAGCCAAGTTGTTGGTCAAATCGCATTAGCTAACTTTGCAAACGCAGGTGGTTTAAGCTCACAAGGCGACAACATGTGGTCTGAAACTAACGGTTCAGGTTCACCAATCGTCGGTGTTGCTGGCTCTGGTGTATTCGGCAAATTAACCAATAACGCATTAGAAGCATCTAACGTGGATATGAGCCAAGAGTTAGTTAACATGATCGTTGCTCAACGTAACTATCAATCAAACGCACAAACCATCAAGACTCAGGATCAGATCCTGCAGACTCTGGTTAGCTTGCGCTAA
- the flgC gene encoding flagellar basal body rod protein FlgC, with amino-acid sequence MSLFSIFDISSSALSAQSQRLNVSASNMANADSVAGPDGDPYRAKQVVFQVNAPAGQEIGGVRVTEVVDDPAPFRMEYQPGHPFADEKGYVRMPNVDVVGEMINTISASRSYQANVEVMNTAKSLMQKTLMIGQ; translated from the coding sequence ATGTCTTTATTTAGTATTTTCGATATTTCAAGTTCAGCACTTTCAGCGCAATCACAGCGTTTAAACGTGAGTGCCAGCAATATGGCAAACGCTGACAGTGTTGCGGGTCCAGATGGCGACCCATATCGTGCAAAGCAGGTTGTTTTTCAGGTAAATGCACCAGCCGGCCAAGAGATTGGCGGGGTTCGTGTTACTGAAGTGGTGGATGATCCTGCACCATTTCGTATGGAATATCAGCCGGGACACCCTTTTGCCGATGAAAAAGGGTATGTACGTATGCCGAATGTTGATGTTGTAGGTGAAATGATTAATACCATCTCTGCATCAAGAAGCTACCAAGCTAACGTCGAAGTGATGAACACGGCAAAATCGCTGATGCAAAAAACACTGATGATAGGTCAATAG
- a CDS encoding flagellar basal body rod protein FlgF: protein MDHVIYTAMGGARHSMENQAVVANNLANASTPGFKAQLSAMRAVPVNGDTLPTRTLTVASTPGSDQSQGTMNYTGRSMDVALSDNGYLAVQLEDGTEAYTRNGNIQRNADGMLMVQGRLLMGDNGAIEVPAQANVSIANNGIVTAHVPTDPPKMLGQIGRLKMVKPEQNDLVRGDDGLFHLSQQGTVRAGEQLPADDSVKVLAGVLEGSNVNPAEAMVDMIANARRFEMQMKVIHSADDNAQRANQLLSLS, encoded by the coding sequence ATGGATCATGTGATTTATACCGCGATGGGCGGCGCCAGACATTCGATGGAAAATCAAGCTGTCGTGGCGAACAACTTAGCAAACGCATCAACGCCGGGATTCAAAGCGCAGCTTAGTGCAATGCGAGCCGTACCTGTCAATGGCGATACCTTACCGACTCGTACATTAACGGTAGCCTCAACGCCAGGTAGCGATCAGAGTCAAGGAACGATGAACTATACCGGTCGATCAATGGACGTTGCGTTAAGTGATAACGGCTATTTAGCGGTTCAGCTTGAAGATGGCACAGAAGCCTATACCCGAAACGGGAATATCCAACGTAACGCTGACGGCATGTTGATGGTACAAGGACGTTTGTTAATGGGCGATAACGGTGCGATTGAAGTGCCGGCTCAAGCCAATGTCAGTATTGCCAACAACGGTATTGTGACTGCGCATGTACCTACTGATCCACCAAAAATGCTGGGTCAAATTGGTCGCCTGAAAATGGTAAAACCAGAGCAAAACGATTTAGTTCGTGGCGATGATGGTTTATTCCATTTATCACAACAAGGAACAGTGCGAGCGGGTGAGCAATTACCTGCTGATGATAGCGTGAAGGTGCTAGCTGGTGTGTTAGAAGGCAGTAATGTTAATCCAGCAGAAGCCATGGTCGATATGATAGCAAACGCAAGACGTTTCGAAATGCAAATGAAGGTTATTCATAGCGCTGATGATAATGCGCAACGAGCTAACCAATTGCTATCACTGAGTTAA
- the flgB gene encoding flagellar basal body rod protein FlgB, with the protein MLDKLENTFHFQQEALSIRNKRQEILAANIANADTPGFQARDIDFASELKKTIENGRTGSHGMQLAMTSERHIPIKPGYRLEADLLYRVPHQTAMDGNTVDMDMERSNFADNSLKYQADVTFINSQVKSMMAVLQQ; encoded by the coding sequence ATGCTCGATAAATTAGAAAATACGTTTCATTTTCAACAAGAAGCGCTCTCAATACGCAATAAACGCCAAGAAATTCTCGCTGCGAATATCGCTAACGCAGATACCCCAGGCTTTCAGGCTCGTGATATTGATTTTGCTTCTGAATTGAAGAAAACCATTGAAAATGGACGCACCGGTAGTCATGGCATGCAATTGGCTATGACATCTGAACGCCATATCCCGATCAAACCCGGTTATCGCTTAGAAGCGGACTTACTCTATCGCGTACCTCACCAAACTGCGATGGATGGTAATACCGTGGATATGGACATGGAACGTAGTAATTTTGCTGACAATAGCCTTAAGTATCAGGCTGATGTGACATTTATTAACTCGCAAGTTAAAAGCATGATGGCTGTATTGCAACAGTAG
- a CDS encoding flagellar hook assembly protein FlgD, producing the protein MGISASMNEPYDNTIIGDAPSSYHTKKSGSDDIKGNFLTLLITQMKNQDPTNPMQNNELTSQLAQISTVEGIETLNKTVNNIVGQIDQSQALKASSLVGRGVMVSGNKIVVFQPTDGNGETEKPGDGNGTIPTPDTQNEKTRQQMGTYKTDDTDPNTPDSEHLFSTPFGFELLSPTDSLTINITNASGVTVRTINMDKKMLPDVYNFSWDCTDENDNPVPPGSYKFTVNATLNDAQVPVKTLNYALVNSVSMVDGGARLDVGLGNTVSLDEIRQVL; encoded by the coding sequence GTGGGTATTTCCGCCTCAATGAATGAACCTTATGATAATACTATTATCGGGGATGCACCTTCTTCATACCATACGAAAAAAAGTGGTAGTGATGATATTAAAGGGAATTTCCTGACACTTCTCATCACCCAGATGAAAAATCAAGATCCAACAAACCCAATGCAAAATAATGAGTTAACTTCCCAATTAGCTCAAATTTCAACCGTTGAAGGCATTGAAACACTGAATAAAACAGTGAATAACATTGTTGGGCAGATTGACCAAAGTCAGGCGTTAAAAGCCTCTTCACTGGTGGGACGAGGTGTTATGGTTTCTGGGAATAAAATTGTTGTCTTTCAGCCAACCGACGGTAACGGTGAGACTGAAAAACCCGGTGATGGGAATGGCACAATTCCAACACCTGACACTCAAAATGAAAAAACACGTCAGCAAATGGGAACGTATAAAACAGATGATACGGATCCAAATACGCCTGACAGTGAACACCTTTTTTCAACACCTTTTGGTTTTGAATTACTCAGTCCAACCGATTCTCTTACGATAAACATCACCAATGCGAGTGGTGTGACCGTTCGTACAATCAATATGGACAAAAAGATGCTACCGGATGTTTATAACTTCTCTTGGGATTGCACTGATGAAAATGACAATCCTGTTCCACCGGGAAGCTATAAATTTACCGTTAACGCCACGCTTAATGATGCTCAGGTCCCTGTTAAGACACTGAATTATGCGCTGGTGAATAGTGTGTCCATGGTGGATGGTGGTGCCCGCCTTGATGTTGGCTTAGGTAATACCGTTTCATTGGATGAAATTCGTCAGGTTCTTTAA